A section of the Marinoscillum sp. 108 genome encodes:
- a CDS encoding SusD/RagB family nutrient-binding outer membrane lipoprotein, with amino-acid sequence MKNLLYIVLTTVAVAFTGCTSDFEDINTDKNKVAKESYVPGYHLSRAQLEYTGNSDFSYDTWRINIIYSSMMTQQLANASWYAGDKYMQNDGWANASFDVAYNDQVKYIVDLLKITETDPLYANLHQIARIMKVIIFHRLTDLYGEIPYSEAGLAYHEGIYAPKYDTQEFIYMDMLKELKEAAEALNANGDLPGSGDLIYGSAADPIGQWKKLAYSMMLRLSMRLTEVAPTVAKQWAETAVNGGVFTSNADNAFIMHDAAGGRTTVNRNSNILAGEWNATNTGEVFLSKTFVDFLSDTNDPRLGLFARIQSTGDTDPANQIGLPNGLDQNGGAFDVSTDPDFPGDITNYSTIRDDVFLSLSGPTFVINYAQVELLLAEAALRNYSVGGTAESHYTAGVTAAMQFLTQYNSTAEVPADEITTYLAANPFVVADGMEMIGAQYWVASFLDWYEVWSNWRRTGYPELVPVDYPGNATGGVIPRRMIYPSHEASNNSVNYAEAISRQGTNTFLTKVWWDAR; translated from the coding sequence ATGAAGAATCTATTATATATCGTTCTTACGACTGTTGCGGTGGCTTTTACCGGATGTACATCCGACTTTGAGGACATCAACACAGACAAAAACAAGGTGGCTAAGGAGAGTTATGTGCCTGGTTATCACCTTTCGAGGGCTCAGCTGGAGTATACAGGAAATAGTGATTTCAGCTATGATACCTGGAGGATCAATATCATCTATTCGAGTATGATGACCCAGCAACTTGCCAATGCGAGTTGGTATGCAGGAGATAAGTACATGCAAAACGATGGTTGGGCCAATGCGTCATTCGACGTGGCTTACAATGATCAGGTAAAATACATCGTGGACTTATTGAAAATCACAGAAACAGATCCGCTCTATGCTAACCTGCATCAGATTGCCCGGATTATGAAAGTGATCATTTTCCACAGACTTACAGATTTGTATGGAGAGATTCCATACTCTGAAGCTGGTTTGGCTTATCACGAAGGGATTTATGCCCCTAAGTATGACACGCAGGAATTTATCTACATGGACATGCTGAAGGAGTTAAAAGAGGCAGCTGAAGCCCTCAATGCCAATGGTGACTTGCCTGGTTCCGGGGATTTGATCTACGGATCGGCGGCAGACCCTATTGGTCAGTGGAAAAAACTGGCGTATTCCATGATGCTCAGACTTTCTATGCGACTCACAGAAGTGGCGCCTACAGTAGCCAAGCAATGGGCAGAAACGGCAGTAAATGGGGGAGTATTTACCTCCAATGCTGACAATGCTTTCATTATGCATGATGCAGCCGGTGGCCGAACCACGGTCAACAGAAACAGCAACATCCTGGCAGGAGAATGGAATGCGACCAACACCGGAGAGGTGTTCCTGAGCAAAACCTTCGTGGATTTTCTTTCTGACACCAACGATCCGAGACTGGGTCTTTTTGCCAGGATACAATCTACAGGCGATACAGACCCGGCCAATCAGATCGGACTTCCTAACGGGCTCGATCAGAATGGAGGAGCGTTTGACGTGAGTACAGATCCTGATTTTCCCGGGGACATTACCAATTATTCAACCATTCGTGATGATGTATTTCTTAGCCTCTCAGGCCCCACGTTCGTGATCAACTATGCGCAGGTGGAGTTGCTACTGGCAGAAGCAGCCTTGAGGAATTACAGTGTGGGCGGTACCGCTGAGTCGCACTATACGGCAGGGGTGACTGCTGCCATGCAGTTTCTCACTCAGTACAACTCCACCGCAGAAGTGCCTGCGGATGAAATCACTACCTATCTGGCTGCTAACCCCTTTGTGGTGGCAGATGGAATGGAAATGATCGGAGCGCAGTATTGGGTAGCATCATTCCTTGACTGGTACGAGGTATGGTCCAACTGGAGAAGAACAGGGTACCCTGAGCTGGTACCGGTCGACTATCCTGGAAATGCAACAGGCGGGGTGATCCCAAGGCGAATGATTTACCCTTCTCATGAAGCGTCTA